A part of Miscanthus floridulus cultivar M001 chromosome 6, ASM1932011v1, whole genome shotgun sequence genomic DNA contains:
- the LOC136459640 gene encoding uncharacterized protein isoform X1, giving the protein MASEDCDGLPMYIEEDEEEAAAEKQKHQQQSQKPPFKHPWEIITQEEKARREFNFAMMDKLFEFDPKTGSGSYTQVWFVNFITFNLDDETQYGPMHFTDSLIRDDHKLTDSLNVLCLKIRSSDVGYPINVYGTVIVRDRLDMKCNIFQRNRSNRQLVESEGESLILTGPTRGIVLKTDAYFEINLKITQDRESEDRQFSKTLIDVNSARINYRVKTQTTVSWLSAVDLMFSYVKKALEGTMEIRILSGSSSFYGRVTVCTADIPSHILLYDSDVHGANTMVVI; this is encoded by the exons ATGGCAAGCGAAGATTGCGACGGGCTTCCCATGTACATCGAGGAGGATGAAGAGGAGGCAGCAGCGGAGAAGCAGAAGCATCAGCAGCAGAGTCAGAAACCGCCGTTTAAGCACCCGTGGGAGATTATCACGCAGGAGGAAAAGGCGAGGAGGGAGTTCAATTTTGCCATGATGGATAAGCTTTTCGAGTTTGACCCTAAGACGGGATCCGGCTCCTACACCCAAGTTTGGTTCGTCAACTTCATCACCTTCAACCTCGATGATGAGA CACAATATGGACCGATGCACTTTACAGATTCACTTATCAGAGATGACCACAAGTTGACCGACTCTTTAAATGTTCTTTGTCTGAAGATAAGGTCTTCGGATGTAGGTTACCCTATCAATGTGTATGGGACTGTGATAGTCAGAGATCGTTTGGATATGAAATGCAACATCTTCCAGCGCAACAGGAGCAATCGCCAACTTGTTGAGTCAGAG GGTGAATCTTTGATTCTGACTGGCCCAACCAGAGGTATTGTTCTTAAAACTGATGCTTATTTTGAGATAAATCTGAAGATCACGCAGGATAGAGAGAGCGAGGACAGACAATTTAGCAAAACGTTGATTGACGTGAATAGTGCAAGAATTAACTACAGGGTTAAAACGCAAACTACTGTTAGCTGGCTCAGCGCGGTGGATCTGATGTTTTCATATGTGAAGAAAGCATTGGAGGGCACAATGGAGATAAGAATACTGTCAGGGTCCAGTTCTTTTTATGGAAGAGTAACTGTTTGCACCGCTGATATTCCAAGTCATATTCTGTTGTATGACAGTGATGTTCATGGTGCAAATACTATGG TGGTGATTTGA
- the LOC136459640 gene encoding uncharacterized protein isoform X2, which yields MASEDCDGLPMYIEEDEEEAAAEKQKHQQQSQKPPFKHPWEIITQEEKARREFNFAMMDKLFEFDPKTGSGSYTQVWFVNFITFNLDDENSLIRDDHKLTDSLNVLCLKIRSSDVGYPINVYGTVIVRDRLDMKCNIFQRNRSNRQLVESEGESLILTGPTRGIVLKTDAYFEINLKITQDRESEDRQFSKTLIDVNSARINYRVKTQTTVSWLSAVDLMFSYVKKALEGTMEIRILSGSSSFYGRVTVCTADIPSHILLYDSDVHGANTMGND from the exons ATGGCAAGCGAAGATTGCGACGGGCTTCCCATGTACATCGAGGAGGATGAAGAGGAGGCAGCAGCGGAGAAGCAGAAGCATCAGCAGCAGAGTCAGAAACCGCCGTTTAAGCACCCGTGGGAGATTATCACGCAGGAGGAAAAGGCGAGGAGGGAGTTCAATTTTGCCATGATGGATAAGCTTTTCGAGTTTGACCCTAAGACGGGATCCGGCTCCTACACCCAAGTTTGGTTCGTCAACTTCATCACCTTCAACCTCGATGATGAGA ATTCACTTATCAGAGATGACCACAAGTTGACCGACTCTTTAAATGTTCTTTGTCTGAAGATAAGGTCTTCGGATGTAGGTTACCCTATCAATGTGTATGGGACTGTGATAGTCAGAGATCGTTTGGATATGAAATGCAACATCTTCCAGCGCAACAGGAGCAATCGCCAACTTGTTGAGTCAGAG GGTGAATCTTTGATTCTGACTGGCCCAACCAGAGGTATTGTTCTTAAAACTGATGCTTATTTTGAGATAAATCTGAAGATCACGCAGGATAGAGAGAGCGAGGACAGACAATTTAGCAAAACGTTGATTGACGTGAATAGTGCAAGAATTAACTACAGGGTTAAAACGCAAACTACTGTTAGCTGGCTCAGCGCGGTGGATCTGATGTTTTCATATGTGAAGAAAGCATTGGAGGGCACAATGGAGATAAGAATACTGTCAGGGTCCAGTTCTTTTTATGGAAGAGTAACTGTTTGCACCGCTGATATTCCAAGTCATATTCTGTTGTATGACAGTGATGTTCATGGTGCAAATACTATGGGTAATGACTGA
- the LOC136459640 gene encoding uncharacterized protein isoform X3, with protein MASEDCDGLPMYIEEDEEEAAAEKQKHQQQSQKPPFKHPWEIITQEEKARREFNFAMMDKLFEFDPKTGSGSYTQVWFVNFITFNLDDESYPINVYGTVIVRDRLDMKCNIFQRNRSNRQLVESEGESLILTGPTRGIVLKTDAYFEINLKITQDRESEDRQFSKTLIDVNSARINYRVKTQTTVSWLSAVDLMFSYVKKALEGTMEIRILSGSSSFYGRVTVCTADIPSHILLYDSDVHGANTMGND; from the exons ATGGCAAGCGAAGATTGCGACGGGCTTCCCATGTACATCGAGGAGGATGAAGAGGAGGCAGCAGCGGAGAAGCAGAAGCATCAGCAGCAGAGTCAGAAACCGCCGTTTAAGCACCCGTGGGAGATTATCACGCAGGAGGAAAAGGCGAGGAGGGAGTTCAATTTTGCCATGATGGATAAGCTTTTCGAGTTTGACCCTAAGACGGGATCCGGCTCCTACACCCAAGTTTGGTTCGTCAACTTCATCACCTTCAACCTCGATGATGAGA GTTACCCTATCAATGTGTATGGGACTGTGATAGTCAGAGATCGTTTGGATATGAAATGCAACATCTTCCAGCGCAACAGGAGCAATCGCCAACTTGTTGAGTCAGAG GGTGAATCTTTGATTCTGACTGGCCCAACCAGAGGTATTGTTCTTAAAACTGATGCTTATTTTGAGATAAATCTGAAGATCACGCAGGATAGAGAGAGCGAGGACAGACAATTTAGCAAAACGTTGATTGACGTGAATAGTGCAAGAATTAACTACAGGGTTAAAACGCAAACTACTGTTAGCTGGCTCAGCGCGGTGGATCTGATGTTTTCATATGTGAAGAAAGCATTGGAGGGCACAATGGAGATAAGAATACTGTCAGGGTCCAGTTCTTTTTATGGAAGAGTAACTGTTTGCACCGCTGATATTCCAAGTCATATTCTGTTGTATGACAGTGATGTTCATGGTGCAAATACTATGGGTAATGACTGA